One Anopheles marshallii chromosome 3, idAnoMarsDA_429_01, whole genome shotgun sequence genomic region harbors:
- the LOC128716329 gene encoding ribonucleoside-diphosphate reductase large subunit, whose amino-acid sequence MVLKPNKMYVFKRDGRKEEVHFDKITSRIQKLCYGLNMDFVDPVAITLKVINGLYSGVTTQELDNLAAETAATLTTDHADYAILAARLAVSNLHKETKKQFSEVMHDLYMMENEFLKTKSPMISDFHYKVIMDNADRLNSAIIYDRDFGYNYFGFKTLERSYLLKIKGKIVERPQHMLMRVAIGIHGEHIDAAIETYNLLSERYFTHASPTMFAAATQRPQLSSCFLLTMSDDSIEGIYDTLKQCALISKSAGGIGLNVHCIRAKGTYISGTNGISNGLVPMLRVYNNTARYVDQGGNKRPGAFAIYLEPWHGDVFEFLDLKKNTGKEEVRARDMFYALWIPDLFMKRVEANEMWSLMCPHDCPRLAETWGEEFEALYTGYEKEGRFIRQVKAQDLWFAIIESQVETGVPYMLYKDACNRKSNQQNVGTIKCSNLCTEIVEYSSKDEIAVCNLASIALNMFVKADRTYDFTKLKEVAKIVTRNLNKIIDINFYPVPEAKRSNMRHRPIGIGVQGMADAFILMRYPYESENAQKLNQQIFETIYYGALEASCELAERDGPYETYEGCPVSKGVLQYEMWNKEPTDLWNWTELKEKIAKHGIRNSLLLAPMPTASTAQILGNNESFEPYTSNVYNRRVLSGEFQVVNHHLLQDLTAMGLWDLDMKNEILSKNGSIQSIESIPQEIRDLYKTVWEISVKTCIKMAADRGAFIDQSQSFNIHVAEPNYGKLTSIHFYAWRMGLKTGMYYLRTKPAVNAIQFTVDKTKLQNANETNISRMSNGVEGTPQRNSQMRYSMMNGSTSTPTRNEQQHHESNGLMDQQQQQDQPQTNGSFAERNRRMAEMVCSLENKDECMMCGS is encoded by the exons ATGGTTCTTAAACCGAACAAGATGTATGTCTTCAAGCGAG ATGGCCGGAAGGAGGAAGTACACTTTGACAAAATTACTTCGAGAATTCAGAAGCTTTGCTATGGGCTGAACATGGATTTCGTCGATCCG GTTGCCATAACGCTGAAGGTAATCAACGGGCTCTACTCGGGTGTAACGACACAGGAGCTCGACAATCTGGCTGCTGAGACGGCTGCCACCTTGACGACCGATCATGCTGATTATGCGATCTTGGCGGCACGGCTAGCCGTTTCCAATCTGcacaaagaaacgaaaaagcaaTTCTCTG AGGTTATGCACGATTTGTACATGATGGAGAATGAATTCCTAAAAACGAAGTCCCCCATGATTTCCGACTTTCACTATAAGGTGATAATGGATAATGCAGACCGGCTGAATTCGGCTATCATTTACGATCGCGACTTTGGATACAACTATTTCGGGTTCAAAACTCTCGAGCGGTCTTATTTGTTAAAGATCAAGGGTAAGATCGTTGAGCGACCGCAGCATATGTTGATGCGCGTTGCGATCGGTATCCACGGCGAGCACATCGACGCAGCGATCGAGACTTACAATCTGCTTTCGGAGCGTTACTTCACCCATGCCTCACCGACCATGTTTGCGGCGGCCACGCAGCGTCCGCAGTTGTCATCCTGCTTTTTGCTTACCATGTCGGACGATAGTATTGAGGGTATCTACGATACACTGAAGCAGTGCGCACTGATATCTAAATCTGCTGGCGGAATTGGGCTGAACGTGCACTGTATTCGCGCGAAGGGAACATACATCTCTGGCACGAATGGGATCTCGAACGGGTTGGTGCCGATGTTGCGCGTGTACAACAATACGGCGCGATATGTGGACCAGGGTGGCAACAAACGGCCAGGAGCGTTTGCCATCTACCTCGAACCATGGCATGGTGATGTATTCGAGTTTCTGGATCTCAAGAAAAACACCGGCAAGGAAGAGGTACGTGCACGCGACATGTTCTACGCTCTTTGGATTCCGGATCTATTCATGAAGCGGGTAGAGGCGAACGAAATGTGGAGTCTAATGTGCCCACACGATTGTCCCAGATTGGCTGAAACATGGGGTGAAGAGTTCGAGGCACTGTACACTGGCTACGAGAAGGAGGGTCGCTTTATTCGTCAGGTGAAGGCACAGGATTTATGGTTCGCGATCATTGAATCGCAGGTAGAAACGGGCGTCCCGTATATGCTGTACAAGGATGCATGCAATCGCAAAAGCAATCAGCAGAACGTTGGCACCATCAAGTGTTCAAACTTGTGCACCGAGATTGTGGAGTACTCGTCGAAAGACGAAATAGCGGTTTGCAATCTGGCCTCGATCGCACTGAACATGTTCGTGAAGGCAGACAGGACGTACGATTTTACGAAGCTGAAGGAGGTCGCCAAGATAGTCACGCGCAATCTGAACAAAATCATCGACATAAACTTCTATCCGGTGCCGGAAGCAAAGCGCTCCAACATGCGCCACAGGCCGATTGGTATCGGTGTGCAGGGTATGGCCGATGCATTCATTTTGATGCGCTATCCCTACGAAAGCGAAAATGCCCAAAAGTTGAATcagcaaatatttgaaaccaTCTACTATGGAGCGCTGGAAGCTAGTTGCGAATTGGCAGAACGGGATGGACCGTACGAGACTTACGAGGGTTGTCCCGTGAGCAAGGGCGTGTTGCAGTACGAAATGTGGAACAAGGAACCGACGGACCTTTGGAACTGGACAGAATTGAAAGAGAAGATTGCAAAGCACGGTATTCGTAATTCGCTATTGTTGGCTCCGATGCCGACGGCTTCGACGGCGCAAATATTGGGCAACAATGAGTCGTTCGAACCGTACACGTCCAACGTTTATAACCGTCGTGTGCTATCGGGCGAGTTCCAGGTGGTAAACCATCACCTGCTGCAGGATCTGACGGCGATGGGTTTGTGGGATTTGGACATGAAGAACGAAATCTTGTCCAAAAATGGATCGATTCAAAGCATTGAATCAATCCCACAAGAAATCCGAGACCTGTACAAAACGGTATGGGAAATCTCCGTGAAAACGTGCATTAAAATGGCTGCCGATCGAGGAGCGTTTATCGATCAGTCACAATCGTTCAACATTCACGTGGCCGAGCCAAACTATGGTAAGCTGACGTCGATCCATTTCTACGCCTGGAGGATGGGACTGAAAACCGGCATGTACTATCTGCGCACCAAACCGGCCGTTAACGCAATCCAGTTTACAGTGGACAAAACCAAACTACAAAACGCCAATGAGACAAATATCAGTCGCATGTCGAACGGAGTTGAAGGCACACCACAACGAAACAGTCAGATGCGTTATTCAATGATGAACGGAAGCACCAGCACACCAACACGCaacgagcagcagcaccacgAGTCCAATGGTTTAATggaccagcagcaacaacaggatCAACCCCAGACAAACGGCTCGTTTGCGGAAAGAAATCGGCGAATGGCGGAAATGGTTTGCTCGTTGGAAAACAAAGATGAGTGCATGATGTGTGGATCGTAG
- the LOC128714123 gene encoding protein YIPF5 homolog, protein MSNTSDNQYWANQPQDMYDGFNDKSQVLDFQTFNPNETAYWNDASQTDPGYNQLPDAASRDPYGMMQQQTHYGPGPSIFTPNYVDDNGVGSSPGMGIETTEFDEPPLLDELEIYPRRIMEKAVAVLNPFQSSGTMVDTPDYLFKETDLAGPIIFCLTLAACLSISNSKAQFGYIYGLSTISVLAMYCLIWLMCHAVEWHVTVSGVASVLGYSMLPVVFLAVIGMFTSLNNFYGMLLAGSSILLATVYSSRMFCLMTGDPHQRYLIAYPSSLLFTIFSMLVLF, encoded by the coding sequence ATGTCGAACACTTCCGATAACCAGTACTGGGCGAATCAGCCACAGGATATGTATGATGGATTCAACGACAAGTCGCAGGTGCTCGActttcaaacattcaacccGAACGAAACGGCGTATTGGAATGATGCGTCCCAAACGGACCCAGGATATAATCAGTTACCAGATGCGGCTTCCCGCGATCCGTACGGcatgatgcagcagcaaacgcatTACGGGCCAGGACCTTCGATATTTACCCCGAATTATGTCGATGACAATGGTGTTGGGTCTAGCCCTGGCATGGGTATCGAAACAACTGAGTTCGACGAGCCGCCTCTATTAGACGAACTGGAGATCTACCCTCGGCGCATAATGGAAAAAGCAGTTGCGGTGCTAAACCCCTTTCAGAGTTCCGGCACAATGGTGGACACCCCCGACTATTTGTTCAAGGAAACCGACCTCGCTGGTCCGATCATATTCTGTCTTACGCTTGCCGCTTGCCTATCCATCTCGAATAGCAAAGCTCAGTTCGGTTACATTTACGGTCTGTCGACAATATCCGTACTGGCAATGTACTGTCTCATTTGGCTAATGTGCCACGCAGTCGAATGGCACGTAACTGTGTCTGGTGTGGCAAGCGTGCTCGGTTATAGCATGTTGCCTGTCGTGTTCTTAGCAGTGATTGGAATGTTTACCTCGCTTAACAACTTTTACGGCATGCTGCTTGCCGGATCGTCCATTCTGTTAGCCACGGTTTACTCGAGCCGAATGTTTTGCCTCATGACTGGCGATCCACATCAGAGATACTTGATAGCGTACCCGTCCTCGCTACTGTTTACGATCTTTTCtatgttggttttattttaa
- the LOC128712232 gene encoding transmembrane emp24 domain-containing protein 3-like — protein sequence MTDRNFHQQQPILCLAIVVLLALCHKTTVVNSVELTFELPDNAKECFHEEIQKNQTATLEFQVVSGGRYDVDVTLESPTGEEVYRQIKTQFDSYQFVAAATGVYVACFSNEFSTFSHKIVYMDFQVGEEQPLPGLEEHATVLTQMEKSAQETHKGLNAILDYQTHHRLREAQGRKRAEDLNERVLWWSLTETAAILIIAIGQVLVLRNFFSEKKPSQMNYPLMK from the exons ATGACCGACAGGAAttttcaccagcagcagccaaTTCTATGTTTGGCCATCGTTGTATTACTAGCTCTTTGCCACAAAACTACCGTAGTCAATAGCGTTGAGTTAACATTCGAGTTGCCAGACAACGCGAAGGAATGTTTTCACGAGGAGATACAAAAGAATCAGACGGCAACATTAGAGTTCCAG GTTGTCAGCGGTGGAAGGTACGATGTTGATGTTACTCTCGAGAGTCCGACCGGGGAAGAAGTCTATCGTCAGATAAAAACACAGTTCGATTCGTACCAATTCGTCGCTGCG GCCACCGGTGTTTATGTTGCATGTTTCAGCAACGAGTTCTCCACGTTTTCACACAAAATTGTGTACATGGACTTCCAAGTCGGCGAAGAACAGCCACTTCCCGGCCTAGAGGAGCATGCGACAGTACTAACGCAGATGGAAAAGTCAGCCCAGGAAACACATAAGGGACTGAATGCTATTCTTGACTATCAAACCCATCATCGGTTGCGAGAAGCACAAG gtAGGAAGCGTGCGGAAGATCTGAACGAACGTGTCTTGTGGTGGTCGCTGACGGAGACTGCTGCAATCCTGATCATAGCCATCGGACAAGTGTTGGTGCTAAGAAACTTCTTCTCGGAAAAGAAACCAAGCCAAATGAATTATCCcctaatgaaataa
- the LOC128712596 gene encoding radial spoke head 1 homolog: MSAFQQGCGTLEWQNETEVCPQEAVEKQLSSEANDKHQNSQNSEYSACEVKLKHYEGMRNCKNEPSGKGVAKYTNGDHYEGSFRKGEFFGEGVLRQRSGHCYRGAFRKGLREGRGTQTYPDCSTYDGDWLRGVRHGYGVYSYPSKDVYEGNWCMDKKHGIGVYSFGPNRLRMRGSWTEGHLAGPVEILFGSVRYHGIWDGMVLSDADESVFNISSKYLLRGIIKRGSYDEYVWTPSEINQYSLARLPLEPLPVPIPMMECQDSDSSEQSLVDP; this comes from the exons ATGAGTGCATTCCAACAGGGTTGTGGAACATTAGAATGGCAGAATGAAACTGAAGTGTGTCCTCAAGAAGCTGTAGAGAAACAATTGTCCTCGGAAGCAAACGACAAGCATCAAAATTCACAAAACAGCGAGTATTCGGCTTGTGAAGTAAAATTGAAG CATTATGAAGGAATGAGAAATTGCAAGAATGAACCATCTGGTAAAGGAGTGGCCAAGTATACGAATGGTGACCATTATGAAGGCTCGTTCAGGAAAGGAGAATTCTTCGGGGAAGGAGTTTTGCGGCAACGATCGGGACATTGCTATAGAGGCGCATTTCGCAAGGGTCTTCGCGAGGGACGTGGCACACAAACATATCCGGACTGCTCCACATACGATGGTGATTGGTTGAGAGGAGTCCGCCATGGGTATGGCGTATATTCCTACCCAAGTAAGGATGTTTACGAAGGGAACTGGTGCATGGATAAAAAGCATGGCATTGGAGTGTACTCATTTGGCCCCAACAGGCTACGTATGCGTGGATCGTGGACCGAAGGGCACTTGGCTGGACCGGTGGAAATACTGTTTGGAAGTGTTCGTTATCACGGGATATGGGACGGAATGGTCCTGTCGGATGCTGACGAAAGTGTCTTCAATATTTCATCTAAATACTTGCTACGAGGCATCATAAAACGTGGTTCGTACGATGAGTACGTGTGGACACCGAGTGAAATTAATCAGTACAGCCTCGCTCGCCTTCCACTGGAGCCGCTTCCAGTCCCAATTCCGATGATGGAGTGTCAGGATAGTGACAGTTCAGAACAATCGTTGGTGGATCCTTGA
- the LOC128712271 gene encoding RNA-binding protein 42 — protein sequence MGTKRKNMEDEMSRFEAEISSATVSYSALPSVPAVSGNPFIPSQVRTVIGSQTYNQVQQKLAQVPPRLPPPPMPPFMPAYSAQPQPLMPQKSYSTEPTPVIVSSAPKLYTARPTVGIATKSDSSSGPSSSGTSAVQSYDIANIQYEVTTKIKKPKTEKSGPNPIAEEAIKAARASSALQSFGNSERRGKKDKKQTVRVAGGQTWEDMSLSDWPEDDFRIFCGDLGNDVNDELLTRTFNKFPSFQRAKVIRDKRTSKSKGYGFVSFKDPQDFIRAMKEMDGRYVGSRPIKLRKSTWKNRSIDVVRKKEKEKQALLSLFNQS from the exons ATGGGTACCAAACGAAAGAATATGGAGGATGAAATGTCTCG ATTCGAGGCAGAGATCTCTAGTGCAACAGTGTCGTATTCGGCGCTTCCATCAGTGCCAGCTGTATCTGGTAATCCCTTCATACCTTCGCAGGTACGAACAGTCATCGGATCTCAAACGTACAATCAGGTGCAGCAAAAACTGGCGCAAGTACCACCGAggctgccaccaccaccaatgccTCCCTTTATGCCAGCATACAGTGCTCAGCCGCAACCATTAATGCCGCAAAAGTCTTATTCAACGGAACCGACGCCGGTCATTGTCAGCAGTGCACCGAAGCTGTACACCGCCCGACCTACCGTAGGCATTGCAACGAAGTCAGATTCATCTTCCGGGCCATCGAGCAGTGGCACATCGGCCGTCCAATCG tACGATATTGCAAACATTCAGTACGAAGTAACGACCAAGATTAAAAAGCCTAAAACGGAAAAGTCTGGACCAAATCCAATAGCTGAGGAAGCGATTAAAGCAGCCCGGGCTTCATCAGCGTTACAATCCTTCGGAAACAGCGAAAGACGAGggaagaaagacaaaaaa CAAACAGTACGCGTAGCCGGCGGACAAACCTGGGAAGATATGTCATTATCAGACTGGCCAGAAGACGATTTTCGCATATTCTGTGGCGATCTCGGAAATGATGTGAACGACGAACTGCTGACGCGAACATTTAACAAATTTCCCTCATTTCAACGTGCCAAAGTGATACGTGATAAGCGAACGAGCAAGAGCAAGGGCTATGGCTTCGTGAGTTTTAAGGATCCGCAGGACTTCATACGTGCAATGAAGGAAATGGACG GACGGTACGTAGGAAGCCGACCAATCAAACTTCGCAAGAGCACGTGGAAAAATCGGAGCATCGATGTGGTACGGaaaaaggagaaggaaaaacaagcgCTACTAAGCCTCTTCAATCAGAGCTAG